The genomic stretch TAGTATATTGTGCGCTCGTATTCGACCCGGCGGGGAGACACCTCTCCGCACTAAGACTTTCAAACGAATGCCGGCCATCATCCGCGCGGGCGGAACGTCCGGACTCACAAGACATAAATCAACAATCCGAGACTGACGGAGGACCAAGGTCTAATGGCATCGCAATTCTTCCATACGTTCAGCACCAGCGTTCCGGGCTGGCAGATGATGTGGGCGATCCTGCTCTTCGGGATCTTCACCATCGCCATAATCATCGAACGCGGGCTCTTCATTTACGTGAAGTCGAACGTCAACGCGAACCTCTTTATGGCGGAGATTCGCAAACTGGTGTCAGCAGGCGACTTCAAGAAAGCGATCGCGCTTTGTAAGTCGGCTGGTGAGAAAGCCCTTCCCAAGGTTGTCCATGCGGCTCTCTCTGAGGCTGACCGCCGGGAGTTCGTCGATTATCGCGCGGTCCAGAACGCTGTGGACGAAGCCACCCTCGAACTGATCCCCAGACTCTCCAAGCGGACCGGCTTCCTCGCCGTGCTCGGCAACATCGCCACCCTCACCGGTCTTCTTGGCACCATCTACGGTCTGATCATCTCCTTCTCGGCGGCCGGTTCAGCCGGTGGAGGTGCCGAAGCGTTGGCTCAAGGTATCGGTATTGCGATGTTCACGACTTTGTGGGGCCTTGTCGTTGCCATCCCGGCCATCATCGCCTACACATTGATCAACACCAAGACCAACGACATCATCGACGACATCGACGAGCACTCGGTCAAACTGATACACCTCCTGACCGGAGGCAAGTAAGTGGCTTTCAAACCCTCGCTTAAGAAGAAGCGGGAGCCGGAAAGCACCGAACTGAACCTGCTGCCGGTGATGAATCTTATCATCGTGCTGATTCCAATGCTCTTGAGCGTTGCAAAGTTGACCCAGATGGCGCTCCTCGAATACCTCCCTCCGGCTGAAGCCGCCGAGGCTGAGGATGCGGGCGCGCCGCCGCAAGAGCAAGGCGCCGGCGACAAGCCGACTACCCTCAGTCTGCTTGTCAATATCGCCGAATCCGGCTTGCAGGTCAGCATGTTCAATAAGGTCGAGCCGGGTCCTTATTTCTTCGAGATACCTCTGAAGCCCGATGGTGAATACGATTACGCGACTCTGACCCAACGCCTCTACGAAGTGAAAGAGCGCGAGGTCGGTTCGCCTGTCGGTGCCGATTCGGTGCTGAATGACAAAACCGGTCGATATGACGTCTTCCCGACCTACCGGGTCAAAGACGGGCGGGAGGTCTCTATTACCGCCATCGGCCGGACGTCGTTCCAAAACGTAGTCCGGGTGATGGATGCCTGCCGCAACATCACATTTGCCGGCGAAATGCAGGAACTCTTCCCGATCACGATCCTGAAGCAGTTCCAGTAGTCTCGATTCCGCAAGACTTGAACCTCAAGGAACCATAAATGGCGTTTGCACCCTCGAAGAGCGGCAAGCACCGCCGCAAGGAGAAGGGCGAACTCTTGCTCAACTCGATGATGGACATGATGACCATCATCCTGCTCTTTCTCTTAAAGACGATGGGATCATCGGGAGCCCTGCTCCGGCCCTCGCCCTATGTCTCCCTGCCGGAGGCACAGCGCGAGAAGGAACCGGAGAAAGGACTCGGAATCCTTATCACCGGAATGGGCGTATTCGAAGATGTTGAGGCGAAACGCGATGCCGCTGGAAACCTTCTGCCTCCGCGCCAGATTTCGGACACTGAGGAGATGAGCGACCCTGCCAATGTGGTCGTCCCAAGCCTTGAAGACTTCCTCCGCGAGCATAAGGACTTCACCCTCCGGCTCGGCAAGCCGTTCAAGGGCGAAATCACCGTCCAATGCGATAAAGAGGTAACCTACGACTGGCTGCTTAAAGTGATCAACACCTGCGGCCAGACTGAATACGCCTCGATCGACTTTGTCGTCCTTAAAGCGAAGAAATCGTGAGGAAGATATGACCCAGGCTATGACCTTTCCCCGCGAATTCGAACGCAGTTTCTTTCGCGACCTCGATCGCAACTTCTTCACCATCTGGCTCATCTGCTTCATCCTGGGCAATGGCATTTGCCTCTATATGGCAGGACAGCCGGTCAAGGAACTGACTGCGGAGCAAGTGAAGCGCTATACCGAGGCGATCTACCGCGTTAAGACCACCGCCCCAGCCAAGGTTGCCAAGAAGGCTGAGACCAAGGTTGCGGTTGGGGAGGAGAAACCGGTAGATGAAGCCCCCAAAGTCGAGGAGAAGAAAGCCGAAGTGCGGTCCATGTCGGCTGAAGAGAAAGCCGAGCGTCTTTCTGCCGAACGTGAAGCCCGCCGCCAGAAGCAGGAGGCGCGCCGTCAGGCCATCGCCGAGCGCGTCAAAATCGTCGCCGGACCGACCGCACGCGGTGGCGCCCGGCGCGGTGGTGCCGCCGCCGCCCGCGAAGCCATCGGCCTTTCCAGCGGCCAGATGAGCGGCTTCAATGTGAAGGAAATGGTCGGCATGGTGGGAGAAGCCGGCACCGCCGAAAAGGTAAAGAAACTGCGCGGCGGAGGCGCAGTATCCGCTGACGTCGGAGATATTGACATCTCGGCTCTGAAGACGACCTTCTCGGCCGATGAACTCGACCTGATGGTCAATGAAGCGCCGCTGCAGGTCTCCAAGAGTGCCATTACCGCCAAAGGCTCAGGCACCAAAGCCAAACAGCGCAGCCAGGGCGCAATAGGGGATCTGGTCCTCCAGAACAAGAACCAGGTGCAGTATTGCTACTGGACTCTCAAGAAGCGAGATTCGAGCCTGAAAGGCCGGTTAGTCGTCGAATTCACCATTGCTCCATCGGGCGAGGTGATCCGGGTGAGGTTCCGGGAGAGCAACTGGGGCGGCAACAGCCTTGGCGGAGATGTCGAACGCTGCATCGAGAACGTTCTGAAGTCGTGGCACTTCGAGGCGATTCCTGACGCTGACGGCAACGTAACGGCCGGCGCGACCTACATATTCGAATAGAGAAAGCCCTACTCTGGCATCGCAAGGCGGGGCTGAGTCTTCAGCCCCGTTTTTGCATATAGTAAGGAACTACTATGAACCGCACTATCGGGCAGACCCTCTTTTGGGCGCCACGAATCTTAACGATCGCCTTTGCCCTTTTCCTGGCGCTGTTCGCCCTCGATGCCACCCAGGAGACAAGCGGACTTTGGGAAGGCATCGGTGCGACGCTGATTCACCTATTACCCACTTCGACCATTCTGCTGATACTGGTCGCTGCATGGCGGTGGGAGTGGATCGGAGCCCTGCTCTATGTTGCAGCCGGAGTGGCTTACATCGTCTTGTTTCCGCCTGCCCGACAGCATTTGTCGTGGATTCTGACGATCTCCGGCCCGGCTTTCCTGATCGGCATCCTCTTTCTGTTCAACTGGTTCAAGCACAATGAACTGCGACGCCTTCACGGGCATCATTAAAGGATTTGTTTAACCTTGAGTTACAGAACTCACACCTGCGGCGAACTGCGAGCCGTTCATAGCGAACAGTCCGTAACCATGGCCGGTTGGACGGCACGGGTGCGCGATCTTGGCGGACTCACCTTCGCCGACCTGCGTGACCGCTACGGCAAGACCCAGGTTGTCGCCGATAGAGGCACTGCAGCCGCCGACTTCCTCAAGAGCCTCCATAACGAAGACGTCATTCAGATTACCGGCACGGTAGGCTTGCGTCCGGCCGGGATGATCAATAAGGAAATGGCGACCGGCGAAGTCGAAGTGAAATTAGAGTCGTTTGTCCTCCTGTCTCCTGCGGCGCCGCTGCCGCTCGGCGTTGAGGAGGCGGAAGAAGCCGGTGAAGACCTTCGTCTGCGCTATCGCTGCCTCGACCTGCGCCGCCCACGGATGTTAGGAAATCTGCTCCTGCGACATAGAGCGCTCCAGTCGGTACGTCGTTTCCACGATGAGGCCGGTTTCGTTGAGGTCGAAACGCCTTTCCTTATCCGCTCGACGCCGGAGGGTGCGCGCGACTATCTCGTGCCGAGCCGCGTTCATCCGGGTCATTGCTATGCACTGCCCCAGTCACCGCAACTCTATAAGCAAGCCCTGATGGTTGCCGGGCTCGACCGGTATTGCCAGATTGTCCGCTGCTTCCGTGACGAAGACCTGCGTCGCGACCGCCAGCCTGAGTTTACTCAAATAGACCTTGAGATGTCGTTCGTCGATGAGGAAGACGTCTTTTCTCACGTAGAGCGAATGATGCAACGATTGGCATTCGATACGCTCGGCATCGAAGTGCCTTTGCCGCTGCCCCGGATCGACTACTTCGACGCGCTTGCCCGCTTCGGCAGCGACGCTCCCGACCTTCGCTATGGACTGGAAATTAAGAGGATTGACCCGCACTTTAGAGGGAGCGGTTTTCGTGCCTTCGAGGAGGCTCTTGCCGGTGGTGAAGGGGTCTTTGGTATAAACGCACCTGGTAAAGGGGAACTTTCGCGTCGGGAGCGCGTAGAACTTGAAGAACTTGCCAGGAGCGAGGGTCTGGCCGGCTTGCTAACAGCACCGCTGTCAGGCGAGGGGCTTACCGGAGTTCTGGCCAAGGTCCTCGATTCAGAGCGCCAATTGGCTCTGGCAAAGGCGTTGGGAGCAGTTCCCGGTGATATGCTGATGCTTGCCGCCGGTCCGGTGGGAGCAACCCTTGCCGAATTGGGGCGGCTGCGCCGGGCGTTGGCGTTGCAGTGGAATCTGATTGAACCGGGCGAACTTCGGTTCTGTTGGGTGCCGAATCCACCGCTTTTCGAGCCGGCGGGCGATGGTGAAGGACTGACCGCCGTTCATCACCCTTTCACCTCGCCGGTGCCGGAAGATGTCGATTTACTTGAGAACGAGCCGCTTAAAGTTCGCAGCCGTGCTTATGACCTTGTCCTGAACGGCTTTGAAGTCGGCTCGGGGAGCATCAGAATGCACGACCCGGCGCAACAGGAGCGGGTCTTTAAGGTGATCGGCCTCGAGCAGTCTGAAGCGCGCCGGAGGTTCGGGTTCCTGCTGGAGGCATTGTCCTACGGTGCGCCGCCACACGGCGGCATCGCGCTCGGTTTCGACCGGCTGGTTATGCTGCTGGCGGGAGAAACGAGCATCCGGGAGGTGATCGCCTTCCCCAAGACCAACACCGCCGTATCACTAATGGACGGATCGCCCGCAGCAATCGATGCTGAGCAGATGCGGGAACTCGGGTTGGAGTGGATTGCCTCAAAAAAGGCTTGACTTTTGTGATTGGTCGCATTACTATTGAAGTAGTGCTGGAGGTTCGGTCTGAAATTAACAGGAGAAGCAATGAGATTGTCGGGCAAAGGTGTCGGCTTAGCCGTCGCACTGGCCCTGTCTGCCTCGATCCTCACCGTCGGCTGCACGAAGTATGCAAGCCCCGACGACCTGAAGCGACTCGATGAAGCGCAGAAGGCCGCCATCGCCGCGGAGAAGGAACTCGACCAACTGAATAAGGAACGCGCTGACCTCGAGCGCCAGGTTGCCAAGAAGCAATCGGAAGTCGATGCAGCCCAGGCCGAGTTGGATCAACTTAAAACGAAGTAACCCTTAAGGGAGAACAGAATGAACCGCAACTATACGATTCTTGCGGCGCTCCTGATGGCGGTTACGCTCGTTTTCGTGACCGTCGTCCCCGCTGCTGCCGCCGAGCGGATGAAGTATGAGGACTACCAGCGGCAGTTGAAGGCTTATCAGGACCGCGAAGCCGCAGCCCGGACGGCGATTGACGCCGAGCAGCAGGCTATTGCCGCGCTCCGCACTCAATTGGCCGATCTCGAATCCCATCTGGCCGGACTGTGGGACGAGAAATTCGCCGCACTCGGCATCACCCGGGAGGCCTACGAGGCCTATCTGAAGCGCATCGAAGGCCTTGAAGCCCGCGTCGATGAACTTGCCAAGATGACCCCGGAGGCACTTCTCAACTACGCGAAGGAACTCGACGACATCGCGGCTCAGATCGCTTCCATGCTCACCGATCCGATTGCCCGCCTAAAGGCAGTCAACGAGCGTCTGACGGCATTGGCGGCGCGGGTCGAGCGGCTGAAGGCTTCGCTTCCCAAGCCGAAGCACGATATGTACACAGTCGTGCGCGGCGACTGTCTCTGGCGCATCGCCAAGAAGCCGGAGATCTACGCCGATCCCTTTAAGTGGCTCCGCATCTGGAGCGCTAACAAGACGATGATCCGCGACCCTGACCTGATCTACCCGAAGCAGCAGTTTGCGGTCCCGCGTCTAATCGGTCCGGGTGAGTATCTCGTTAAGCGCGGCGACAGCCTGAAGAAGATCGCCGGAATGGCCGACGTCTATGGCGACCCGTTCCAGTGGACGAAGATCTATCAGGCTAACAAGACCGGTAAGTTCCTCGACAATCCGAATGTCATTTACCCGGAGATGATACTCTCCATCCCGCGTAACTGACTCGCCTCTTTAGATTGAGCGGCGGGCAACAGGGGGGGTGCGTTGGGAGGGTGACAGATACTGCTGAGTGGTGCATCCTTCGGGAGAGGTTTCCGGTTATCTTTCGGATCGTCAGAAGCGCGCTTCTGACTTCCCAGATCGAGGTCGTATGCCCCTGCAACGCCGTATGGCGTGAGCGGGGGCATACCTATTTTTGAATTTGATGCGAGACTCACCGCCTACCGAACTGCTCATTGAAGTCGCTGATGATGTGGCTCCCCGACTCCTCGGCGTCGGGGAGAGTCACTTACGGCGCATCGAGGAGCGCGTTCAGACTTCACTCGGCGCACGTGGTAGCCGAATCTATATGCGCGGACCGGCTGCGGAACTGGAGAAACTGCGCCGCGTCTTTACCGACCTTGAGGCTCTCTGTCGCGATAGGGAGGAGGTAACAGATGCCGACCTTGACACCATTCTGAACCTGGCTGGACTCGGAACACCCCTTGCTCCAAGGTCAGGCAAGAATGGCGGGGAATTCGTTAAATCCGAAGGAGTGGGTGCATCCACCAGCGATTCGCTTCGCAAGTCGGGAGAACGTGGCGATCCGAGATCCTACGATGGTGCCAACGGGATTGTCTTCGAGTCGCCGCGCGGCACCATCCGGCCCCGTGGTGCTCATCAGGAACGCTATGTCCACTTGATGGAGCAAATGACGGTCGTCTTTGCGATCGGCCCGGCCGGGACCGGCAAGACCTATTTGGCGGTGGCAAAGGCCGTGGATGCCTTCCAGAGACGGCAGGTCGATAAGATCATCCTCGTCCGGCCCGTCGTCGAGTCGGGCGAAACCCTCGGATTCCTCCCCGGCGATATCCTCGAAAAGGTCGATCCCTATTTTCGTCCGCTTTACGACGCCCTCGGCGATATGATCTCCGTCGAACGTATGCGGCGGTTCATCGACCGCGGCATGATCGAAATCGCACCGCTCGCCTATATGCGGGGACGAACCCTCAACAACGCCTTCGTTATCCTCGACGAAGCCCAGAATACCACGTCGGGTCAAATGAAGATGTTTCTGACCCGACTGGGGGCGTCGTCCCGCGCGGTCCTGACCGGCGACCGGACCCAAATCGACCTGCCCGATCCTGGAAAATCGGGACTTATCGAAGCAGAAAGCATCCTGCAGGGCATTCAGGGGATCGGATTCATCGAATTCGACCAGGGTGATGTGGTGCGGCATCCGCTGGTGGCGGACATTCTGAAAGCGTATGAGAAGAAGGATGAAGGATGAAAACCGCAGGATCAAGGTGAAGTTCGGTTTGCACCCTCAAGTGTTGGCCTGTGCGGCACTGGGGGCGTTGTTGGGGGTGCTGGCGCCGCGAGGAAAGACGCTTGAGTTCGCATCACTGAGTGAAGGGAGCATCGCACCGGCGCGGGTGATTGCGCCGTTCGACTTTGAAGTGTTGAAAGGGTCGGAGGAACTGCGTGCGGAGCGAGCAGCGGCGGCAGCGGCGAGCGAAGTGGTCTTTGAGGGGATGGGCGACAGTTCTGGCAAGGTGGCTGATATCTTCGGCATTGGGCAGTTGGTGTCGAGTGAATTGAGCCGTATTGGACGGCGAGAGTTGACGGGAATCTACGACACTTTGGAAGAAGGAGACGACAGTGGTGGAGTGCGACTTGCTATGGTGGCGAGTCGGATCGACTCTGCGACCGGAAGGCGATTTCCTCCATCGGTTTGGCGTTATCTGGTCGGCTTGCACCTCGCATCGCCCAAGGGAGATGATCGTCTCGCCCGATTCTTTGATCAAA from Calditrichota bacterium encodes the following:
- a CDS encoding PhoH family protein, coding for MRDSPPTELLIEVADDVAPRLLGVGESHLRRIEERVQTSLGARGSRIYMRGPAAELEKLRRVFTDLEALCRDREEVTDADLDTILNLAGLGTPLAPRSGKNGGEFVKSEGVGASTSDSLRKSGERGDPRSYDGANGIVFESPRGTIRPRGAHQERYVHLMEQMTVVFAIGPAGTGKTYLAVAKAVDAFQRRQVDKIILVRPVVESGETLGFLPGDILEKVDPYFRPLYDALGDMISVERMRRFIDRGMIEIAPLAYMRGRTLNNAFVILDEAQNTTSGQMKMFLTRLGASSRAVLTGDRTQIDLPDPGKSGLIEAESILQGIQGIGFIEFDQGDVVRHPLVADILKAYEKKDEG
- a CDS encoding MotA/TolQ/ExbB proton channel family protein; amino-acid sequence: MASQFFHTFSTSVPGWQMMWAILLFGIFTIAIIIERGLFIYVKSNVNANLFMAEIRKLVSAGDFKKAIALCKSAGEKALPKVVHAALSEADRREFVDYRAVQNAVDEATLELIPRLSKRTGFLAVLGNIATLTGLLGTIYGLIISFSAAGSAGGGAEALAQGIGIAMFTTLWGLVVAIPAIIAYTLINTKTNDIIDDIDEHSVKLIHLLTGGK
- the aspS gene encoding aspartate--tRNA ligase, giving the protein MCLTLSYRTHTCGELRAVHSEQSVTMAGWTARVRDLGGLTFADLRDRYGKTQVVADRGTAAADFLKSLHNEDVIQITGTVGLRPAGMINKEMATGEVEVKLESFVLLSPAAPLPLGVEEAEEAGEDLRLRYRCLDLRRPRMLGNLLLRHRALQSVRRFHDEAGFVEVETPFLIRSTPEGARDYLVPSRVHPGHCYALPQSPQLYKQALMVAGLDRYCQIVRCFRDEDLRRDRQPEFTQIDLEMSFVDEEDVFSHVERMMQRLAFDTLGIEVPLPLPRIDYFDALARFGSDAPDLRYGLEIKRIDPHFRGSGFRAFEEALAGGEGVFGINAPGKGELSRRERVELEELARSEGLAGLLTAPLSGEGLTGVLAKVLDSERQLALAKALGAVPGDMLMLAAGPVGATLAELGRLRRALALQWNLIEPGELRFCWVPNPPLFEPAGDGEGLTAVHHPFTSPVPEDVDLLENEPLKVRSRAYDLVLNGFEVGSGSIRMHDPAQQERVFKVIGLEQSEARRRFGFLLEALSYGAPPHGGIALGFDRLVMLLAGETSIREVIAFPKTNTAVSLMDGSPAAIDAEQMRELGLEWIASKKA
- a CDS encoding LysM peptidoglycan-binding domain-containing protein, translating into MNRNYTILAALLMAVTLVFVTVVPAAAAERMKYEDYQRQLKAYQDREAAARTAIDAEQQAIAALRTQLADLESHLAGLWDEKFAALGITREAYEAYLKRIEGLEARVDELAKMTPEALLNYAKELDDIAAQIASMLTDPIARLKAVNERLTALAARVERLKASLPKPKHDMYTVVRGDCLWRIAKKPEIYADPFKWLRIWSANKTMIRDPDLIYPKQQFAVPRLIGPGEYLVKRGDSLKKIAGMADVYGDPFQWTKIYQANKTGKFLDNPNVIYPEMILSIPRN
- a CDS encoding AgmX/PglI C-terminal domain-containing protein, with the protein product MTQAMTFPREFERSFFRDLDRNFFTIWLICFILGNGICLYMAGQPVKELTAEQVKRYTEAIYRVKTTAPAKVAKKAETKVAVGEEKPVDEAPKVEEKKAEVRSMSAEEKAERLSAEREARRQKQEARRQAIAERVKIVAGPTARGGARRGGAAAAREAIGLSSGQMSGFNVKEMVGMVGEAGTAEKVKKLRGGGAVSADVGDIDISALKTTFSADELDLMVNEAPLQVSKSAITAKGSGTKAKQRSQGAIGDLVLQNKNQVQYCYWTLKKRDSSLKGRLVVEFTIAPSGEVIRVRFRESNWGGNSLGGDVERCIENVLKSWHFEAIPDADGNVTAGATYIFE